In Accipiter gentilis chromosome 33, bAccGen1.1, whole genome shotgun sequence, the genomic window CAGTGCAAGTATTTTGCATCCTATACAAATTGCCAAATAAGTAGTGAAGTTAAATAGACTaagctggcattttaaaattGAGCTTTACTGTCTTCAGGCTAAATCATGTTTTCTTGATGATTGATGCTGCGCTGTAGCCATTAAGACTTGCTCTTTTTGCATCTTACTGCAACAAAAATGATTTGCGCTGCATGTAGTTGCCAAGTAGTGAAAAATGTGCGTGTTCATGTACCAGTAGAGGCCAGTATACACCACCTTAAATCAATCAATAGCTATGGTAGTTCATGTGATAGAAGTGAGTGGAAATAGACTTACCCTTCCTGTATGTTTTTACACtaacaaagcagcagctgttcTGTCTTGTAAGCAGAAACTTTTACGTGTTATCAAGTTCTTCAATTTGCAGTAGCATTatgtcagcagctgaaagaagCTTTGACATAAGcatatggagaggaaaaaaaaccaaaccaaatttgggaggaaaaaaactggggagagtgactgttttgaattaacttcatttattttttttgtgttgtgttttttttttaaggtccaagTCTCCCTATAGTGCTTCATCTTACTCTAGAAGTTCATATACCTACTCCAAGTCAAGATCAGGTTCTTCCCGCTCTCGCTCCTACTCTCGATCATTTAGTCGTTCCCATTCTCGTTCCTATTCACGATCGCCGCCATATCCAagaagaggcaaagggaagagtCGTAACTATCGTTCTAGGTCAAGGTCACATGGTTATCACCGTTCAAGGTCAAGATCACCCCCATACAGAAGATACCATTCACGGTCAAGGTCTCCAGTATTTAGAGGCCAGTCTCCCACTAAACGGACTATACctcaaggggaaggagaaagggagtaTTTTAACAGATACAGAGAAGTTCCACCATATGATATGAAAGCTTACTATGGCAGATCTGTTGACTTTAGAGATCcatttgaaaaggaaagataCAGAGAATGGGAAAGGAACTATAGGGAATGGTATGAAAAGTTTTACAAGGGCTATGCTGTTGGTGCTCAACCTCGACCTCCAGTAAACAGAGAGAACTTTTCTCCAGATAGGTTTGGTCCACCTGGGACCAGACGAGAGAATTCACCATATGCTCGGGGACGTAGGGAGGATTATCCTGGTGGGCAGAGCCATAGAAATCGTAATATAGCTGGAAATTACCCTGAAAAACCTTCTGGAAGAGAGAGCCATGGCATCAAAGATCCTAcaaaatcaaaagagaaggaGGTGGAAAATCCACTGGGAGAtggcaaaggaaataaacataaaaaacaccgaaagagaagaaaaggggatgAGAACGAAGGATTTCCCAATACTGAGTTGTTAGAAGGTGCAAGAAAACCAAGAGAGCCAGTTACAGCAGAAGACGTTAAAACAGACACACTATTCATGCTCCCAAGCAGAGATGATGCCACCCCTGTGAGAGATGAGCCTATGGAAGCAGATTCTATTGCTTTCAAACCGGtgtctgaaaaggagaaaaaagagaaggataaGCCAAAAGCAAAAATTGACAAGACAAAGCGGAAAGTAGAAGTGGCTGTTCCTCCTAAGAAAGACAACATAATAAAACCAGCTAAAACTTCCCAAGAGAAAGTGGACACCGATCGTGAAAAATCTCCACGAACGGAACCTCCTGTGAAAAAAGCGAAGGAGGAGTTGCCAAAGACAGACAGTGTTAAAACATCTTCCTCTCAAAAGGATGAGAAGGCTCTTGGTACCCCACGGAAAGTTCACCCCAAAGTGACAAAAGATCACCCAGAAACCAGACCAgccaaggaggagaaggcaaagaaagacCATCCAAAAGAAACAAAGTCGGAGAAGCCCTCCAACAAAGAAGACAAGTcgaaaaaacctgctgaaaaaagcaaaccttctgatgcaaaacctgaaaaaagaaaaagaaaagcagatgaaaaggtTGATAAAGAACATGAAGCCACTTCCATAAAGGTCTCCAAACCAGAAACTGCTGAATCGAAAACATCGCCGAAGGGGAAGACTGAGCCTGATGGTGAAAAAGGAGAGCGAACTCCAGAAAAGGATAAATCTGCTTTTCTTAACAATCCCGCAAAAAAGATTAAACTTAACCGAGAAACTGGCAAAAAGATTGTGAGTGGAGAAAATGCGCCACCTGCAAAAGAACCTGTTGAAAAACCTGAGCCAAGCAGCAGCAAAGTTAAACAagaaaaagtgaagggaaaagtgagaagaaaagtaACAGCAGCTGATGGATCAAGTACCACTCTTGTAGATTACACCAGGTACctcataatttcttttcatattctttctttcctcccctccccctcccaaacTGTAAAATTCTTTATGGTGACTAAGGAGAGGAACAGCTAAATCTGTGCTAAATGAGTGGATAGTCTGTGATCTTTCCTGTTAAACTGTACTttgataaaaaaatcaatattgtttttttaatgagaacaaGCAGTCTGTACTGCACAGAAAGCTAATAAGGTTAATTGATTGGTGACATGTTTGACCCTTACTTCTGGGACTTCCCCCCACACGCACTTCTTATTCATTACGTTGACACTGAGGTGTCCCCTCTGTCTTCTTTCAAATCCAGCTTGCTGCTAAAGGCAAGGTTAACAGACATGTCTACACCATgcaattttttgcattttaaaaactgcaaggTACTGTAATGATCTACTTTTGTCAGTATGACATGAAATTATATCTTGCAGAAATAGCAGCTTGGTTGCCAATATATTATATGGATTTTAGCTTTGAGCGCAGTGCCATGTTGACACAGCTACACTACTTCCAGCTCAGTGTCAACTTTTTTTGGCACCCACCTTGGAGATTTCTCTTCTATATTCCATTGTGTAATGTGGCAAGGGGGGGAAGTGATTAGTGTGGAGCTGTTATTACTTACATTTCAGTGTCTAAAGAAGCAGGACTAAGCAAACTCAAGAATATTTGAGACATTGCTGGAGACTAAAACAGTGTCTTGGTAttctaaaaagtttttaaaacatgGATTTTTCTAAAGAACAACACTGGGACATGAGGGTAAAATTTTGGTTGTATATACCTCTCCATAACTGCTTGCTTACATGTTGAGACAAGAATGTATATCTAATTTATCTGCCATTGGTAGAAATAGGACATGAAGGAATTACCAGATCAGACGGTCCCCAATCTGATAATCTTGTGtctttgttaattaaatgtgTAGTAGCAAGATACTAAATTAATTGATTGCTCATAATCTTAGCTAGTGGACTCATCCTTTCTCTTGTGTGTTCCCTTAATTGAACATCTTTTGAAAAAATGCTGAAGatctaaaatcaaaacaaaagccattttACAGAATGTTACAAAAGATGGCGATGCATGTATCTTGCCCGTTACTAAtgtatgcttttttcccctcgTAGCACTAGTTCTACTGGAGGAAGCCCTGTtagaaagactgaagaaaagcCAGATACAAAACGAACTGTCATTAAGACCATGGAGGAGTATAATAATGATATAACAGCTCCTGCTGAAGATGTCATTATTATGATCCAGGTCCCTCAGTCAAAGTGGGATAAAGATGACTTTGAGTCTGAAGAGGAAGACATTAAATCTACCCAGGTGCCTGCAAACGTAGGAAAACCTGCTAGTGTTATAAAAAATGTGAGTGTTAAGCCACCAAACCCTgtaaaacacaatgaaaaagaGATGGAGCCTttggagaaaacacagaaaactacAAAAGAGGTGACTTACGAAAGCTCCCAGCATGAtgcaaaaagttcaaaaagttctGTGtcgaatgaaaaaggaaaaaccaaagaCCGGGATCATTCTTTGTCAGACAAGGACACTTCTGAGAAGAGAAAGAGCAGTGTTCAGCCAGAAAAAGACCATTCAGAACGTGCAACTGaacaaggaaatggaaaaaatatttctcaatctTCCAAAGACAGCAGATCTTCAGAGAAACATGATACTGGCCGTGGATCCATTGCTAAAGACTTTACTCCTAACCGAGACAAAAAATCTGACCATGATGGCAACAGAGATCATTCTAGTTCCAAGCGTAGAGATGAAAAGAGTGAATTAGCAAGGAGAAAAGACTCCCCTTCTCGAAACAGAGAATCTACATCAGTACAGAAAAGTAAGCCAAGAGACGAACGAGCAGAGCCGTCCAAAAAGGGCACTGGAGATGCCAAAAGGAGCAGCTACAGTCCTGCGCGTGAGCGGAAGCAGTCCGATCACAAAGCTGCTCACGATTCCAAGCGTACATTGGAGGAACACAAACCTATAgataaaaattcaggaaaagagaaagagaagcatgTACCAGAAGTAAAGAGCAATAAAGAGAAAGAGCCAGCTGGTAATAAACCACCTTTGAGACAAGAATCGCCAGAtgtaaaaaatgagaaagagagcGTGACAGGACAAATCGATAAAAGTGTTGTCAAGCCCAAGCCTCAGGTAAGCAGCTCCTCACGGCTCTCTTCTGATCTAACTCGAGAGACTGATGAGGCTGCTTTTGTACCAGACTACAATGAAAGTGACAGTGAGAGTAATGTATCTGCAAAAGATGaggaagctgcaggaaaaaatccTAAAGAACCGAAAGAAAAGGCTGTTGATAAGGTGAAAGAGGATacagcagcacctgctgcagttGACCAGCCTGAAGCAAGCCGAAGTCAAAGTCAGAGCAGTCCCAGTGTTAGCCGCAGCCGCAGTCAAAGCCCTTCTGAGAGTCAGACtcgaagccacagcagcagtgccagctcaggagagagtcaagacagtaagaaaaagaaaaagaaaaaagagaagaagaagcacaagaagcataagaaacacaagaagcataagaaacacaTTGGAAATGAAACGGAATTGGAGAAGAgccaaaaacacaaacacaagaagaaaaaatcGAAGAAGAGCAAAGATAAAGAGAAAGATGACCAAAAAGTGAAATCTGTCACTACATAGAATGacagataataaaaaaatgacttaattcCTAAGTCATCTGtattaaattttgttaaaatgtaaacGAATTCAAGCGTTGTAAATAATGACATGAAAGACCCTGtgctgcacttaaaatattgctgcttgattATTTGATTTTTACATCAGAGCTTTATAAAAGTGAACATTTTGTACAGAATTGTGAGTTGTGACCGTGTAacatgaaaggttttgctggggcaTCTTATTTTTAACCACCATTAATTAGTTTGGGTGGAGTTTACTGTACTGTGAAAATTTtcacatttgaatttttttttaattgcctggcAGAAGAAGCTGGTATCAGTTATAAAATATCAGCAGAATGATTTGCAGAATACATTACAGCCCT contains:
- the RBBP6 gene encoding E3 ubiquitin-protein ligase RBBP6 isoform X2, translating into MSCVHYKFSSKLNYDTVTFDGLHISLCDLKRQIMGREKLKAADCDLQITNAQTKEEYTDDNALIPKNSSVIVRRIPIGGVKATSKTYVISRTEPVTGTSKAIDDSSASISLAQLTKTANLAEANASEEDKIKAMMTQSGHEYDPINYMKKPLGPPPPSYTCFRCGKPGHYIKNCPTNGDKNFESVPRIKKSTGIPRSFMMEVKDPNTKGAMLTNTGKYAIPTIDAEAYAIGKKEKPPFLPEEPSSSSEEDDPIPDELLCLICKDIMTDAVVIPCCGNSYCDECIRTALLESEEHTCPTCHQTDVSPDALIANKFLRQAVNNFKNETGYTKRLRKQIQQQQQQQPPPPPPPPPLMRQTITRNLQPLLRPTISRQQDPLMIPLASLASRSAAALSSLAPGQSSVAAGLPVNPSSVVVSDLPPAVSLSLRGEKPDGPFRDADTVIPPAALVTAAELSKSSSLSISSLLEEKGYQVPVLRQPALPSLLGPQGQSIPTTGHPMRASTIRSAGGRPGWELSSNRGRPHSERTQRTQAPTLPASTPVFVPVPPPPLYPPPPHALPLPPGVPPPQFPPQFPPGQPPSAGYTVPPPGYPPAPANMSSAWVPTAVPTAHSNTIPTTQAPPLSREEFYREQRRLKEEEKKKSKLDEFTNDFAKELMEYKKIQKERRRSFSRSKSPYSASSYSRSSYTYSKSRSGSSRSRSYSRSFSRSHSRSYSRSPPYPRRGKGKSRNYRSRSRSHGYHRSRSRSPPYRRYHSRSRSPVFRGQSPTKRTIPQGEGEREYFNRYREVPPYDMKAYYGRSVDFRDPFEKERYREWERNYREWYEKFYKGYAVGAQPRPPVNRENFSPDRFGPPGTRRENSPYARGRREDYPGGQSHRNRNIAGNYPEKPSGRESHGIKDPTKSKEKEVENPLGDGKGNKHKKHRKRRKGDENEGFPNTELLEGARKPREPVTAEDVKTDTLFMLPSRDDATPVRDEPMEADSIAFKPVSEKEKKEKDKPKAKIDKTKRKVEVAVPPKKDNIIKPAKTSQEKVDTDREKSPRTEPPVKKAKEELPKTDSVKTSSSQKDEKALGTPRKVHPKVTKDHPETRPAKEEKAKKDHPKETKSEKPSNKEDKSKKPAEKSKPSDAKPEKRKRKADEKVDKEHEATSIKVSKPETAESKTSPKGKTEPDGEKGERTPEKDKSAFLNNPAKKIKLNRETGKKIVSGENAPPAKEPVEKPEPSSSKVKQEKVKGKVRRKVTAADGSSTTLVDYTSTSSTGGSPVRKTEEKPDTKRTVIKTMEEYNNDITAPAEDVIIMIQVPQSKWDKDDFESEEEDIKSTQVPANVGKPASVIKNVSVKPPNPVKHNEKEMEPLEKTQKTTKEVTYESSQHDAKSSKSSVSNEKGKTKDRDHSLSDKDTSEKRKSSVQPEKDHSERATEQGNGKNISQSSKDSRSSEKHDTGRGSIAKDFTPNRDKKSDHDGNRDHSSSKRRDEKSELARRKDSPSRNRESTSVQKSKPRDERAEPSKKGTGDAKRSSYSPARERKQSDHKAAHDSKRTLEEHKPIDKNSGKEKEKHVPEVKSNKEKEPAGNKPPLRQESPDVKNEKESVTGQIDKSVVKPKPQVSSSSRLSSDLTRETDEAAFVPDYNESDSESNVSAKDEEAAGKNPKEPKEKAVDKVKEDTAAPAAVDQPEASRSQSQSSPSVSRSRSQSPSESQTRSHSSSASSGESQDSKKKKKKKEKKKHKKHKKHKKHKKHIGNETELEKSQKHKHKKKKSKKSKDKEKDDQKVKSVTT
- the RBBP6 gene encoding E3 ubiquitin-protein ligase RBBP6 isoform X8 → MSCVHYKFSSKLNYDTVTFDGLHISLCDLKRQIMGREKLKAADCDLQITNAQTKEEYTDDNALIPKNSSVIVRRIPIGGVKATSKTYVISRTEPVTGTSKAIDDSSASISLAQLTKTANLAEANASEEDKIKAMMTQSGHEYDPINYMKKPLGPPPPSYTCFRCGKPGHYIKNCPTNGDKNFESVPRIKKSTGIPRSFMMEVKDPNTKGAMLTNTGKYAIPTIDAEAYAIGKKEKPPFLPEEPSSSSEEDDPIPDELLCLICKDIMTDAVVIPCCGNSYCDECIRTALLESEEHTCPTCHQTDVSPDALIANKFLRQAVNNFKNETGYTKRLRKQIQQQQQQQPPPPPPPPPLMRQTITRNLQPLLRPTISRQQDPLMIPLASLASRSAAALSSLAPGQSSVAAGLPVNPSSVVVSDLPPAVSLSLRGEKPDGPFRDADTVIPPAALVTAAELSKSSSLSISSLLEEKGYQVPVLRQPALPSLLGPQGQSIPTTGHPMRASTIRSAGGRPGWELSSNRGRPHSERTQRTQAPTLPASTPVFVPVPPPPLYPPPPHALPLPPGVPPPQFPPQFPPGQPPSAGYTVPPPGYPPAPANMSSAWVPTAVPTAHSNTIPTTQAPPLSREEFYREQRRLKEESKSPYSASSYSRSSYTYSKSRSGSSRSRSYSRSFSRSHSRSYSRSPPYPRRGKGKSRNYRSRSRSHGYHRSRSRSPPYRRYHSRSRSPVFRGQSPTKRTIPQGEGEREYFNRYREVPPYDMKAYYGRSVDFRDPFEKERYREWERNYREWYEKFYKGYAVGAQPRPPVNRENFSPDRFGPPGTRRENSPYARGRREDYPGGQSHRNRNIAGNYPEKPSGRESHGIKDPTKSKEKEVENPLGDGKGNKHKKHRKRRKGDENEGFPNTELLEGARKPREPVTAEDVKTDTLFMLPSRDDATPVRDEPMEADSIAFKPVSEKEKKEKDKPKAKIDKTKRKVEVAVPPKKDNIIKPAKTSQEKVDTDREKSPRTEPPVKKAKEELPKTDSVKTSSSQKDEKALGTPRKVHPKVTKDHPETRPAKEEKAKKDHPKETKSEKPSNKEDKSKKPAEKSKPSDAKPEKRKRKADEKVDKEHEATSIKVSKPETAESKTSPKGKTEPDGEKGERTPEKDKSAFLNNPAKKIKLNRETGKKIVSGENAPPAKEPVEKPEPSSSKVKQEKVKGKVRRKVTAADGSSTTLVDYTSTSSTGGSPVRKTEEKPDTKRTVIKTMEEYNNDITAPAEDVIIMIQVPQSKWDKDDFESEEEDIKSTQVPANVGKPASVIKNVSVKPPNPVKHNEKEMEPLEKTQKTTKEVTYESSQHDAKSSKSSVSNEKGKTKDRDHSLSDKDTSEKRKSSVQPEKDHSERATEQGNGKNISQSSKDSRSSEKHDTGRGSIAKDFTPNRDKKSDHDGNRDHSSSKRRDEKSELARRKDSPSRNRESTSVQKSKPRDERAEPSKKGTGDAKRSSYSPARERKQSDHKAAHDSKRTLEEHKPIDKNSGKEKEKHVPEVKSNKEKEPAGNKPPLRQESPDVKNEKESVTGQIDKSVVKPKPQVSSSSRLSSDLTRETDEAAFVPDYNESDSESNVSAKDEEAAGKNPKEPKEKAVDKVKEDTAAPAAVDQPEASRSQSQSSPSVSRSRSQSPSESQTRSHSSSASSGESQDSKKKKKKKEKKKHKKHKKHKKHKKHIGNETELEKSQKHKHKKKKSKKSKDKEKDDQKVKSVTT
- the RBBP6 gene encoding E3 ubiquitin-protein ligase RBBP6 isoform X4, encoding MSCVHYKFSSKLNYDTVTFDGLHISLCDLKRQIMGREKLKAADCDLQITNAQTKEEYTDDNALIPKNSSVIVRRIPIGGVKATSKTYVISRTEPVTGTSKATANLAEANASEEDKIKAMMTQSGHEYDPINYMKKPLGPPPPSYTCFRCGKPGHYIKNCPTNGDKNFESVPRIKKSTGIPRSFMMEVKDPNTKGAMLTNTGKYAIPTIDAEAYAIGKKEKPPFLPEEPSSSSEEDDPIPDELLCLICKDIMTDAVVIPCCGNSYCDECIRTALLESEEHTCPTCHQTDVSPDALIANKFLRQAVNNFKNETGYTKRLRKQIQQQQQQQPPPPPPPPPLMRQTITRNLQPLLRPTISRQQDPLMIPLASLASRSAAALSSLAPGQSSVAAGLPVNPSSVVVSDLPPAVSLSLRGEKPDGPFRDADTVIPPAALVTAAELSKSSSLSISSLLEEKGYQVPVLRQPALPSLLGPQGQSIPTTGHPMRASTIRSAGGRPGWELSSNRGRPHSERTQRTQAPTLPASTPVFVPVPPPPLYPPPPHALPLPPGVPPPQFPPQFPPGQPPSAGYTVPPPGYPPAPANMSSAWVPTAVPTAHSNTIPTTQAPPLSREEFYREQRRLKEEEKKKSKLDEFTNDFAKELMEYKKIQKERRRSFSRSKSPYSASSYSRSSYTYSKSRSGSSRSRSYSRSFSRSHSRSYSRSPPYPRRGKGKSRNYRSRSRSHGYHRSRSRSPPYRRYHSRSRSPVFRGQSPTKRTIPQGEGEREYFNRYREVPPYDMKAYYGRSVDFRDPFEKERYREWERNYREWYEKFYKGYAVGAQPRPPVNRENFSPDRFGPPGTRRENSPYARGRREDYPGGQSHRNRNIAGNYPEKPSGRESHGIKDPTKSKEKEVENPLGDGKGNKHKKHRKRRKGDENEGFPNTELLEGARKPREPVTAEDVKTDTLFMLPSRDDATPVRDEPMEADSIAFKPVSEKEKKEKDKPKAKIDKTKRKVEVAVPPKKDNIIKPAKTSQEKVDTDREKSPRTEPPVKKAKEELPKTDSVKTSSSQKDEKALGTPRKVHPKVTKDHPETRPAKEEKAKKDHPKETKSEKPSNKEDKSKKPAEKSKPSDAKPEKRKRKADEKVDKEHEATSIKVSKPETAESKTSPKGKTEPDGEKGERTPEKDKSAFLNNPAKKIKLNRETGKKIVSGENAPPAKEPVEKPEPSSSKVKQEKVKGKVRRKVTAADGSSTTLVDYTSTSSTGGSPVRKTEEKPDTKRTVIKTMEEYNNDITAPAEDVIIMIQVPQSKWDKDDFESEEEDIKSTQVPANVGKPASVIKNVSVKPPNPVKHNEKEMEPLEKTQKTTKEVTYESSQHDAKSSKSSVSNEKGKTKDRDHSLSDKDTSEKRKSSVQPEKDHSERATEQGNGKNISQSSKDSRSSEKHDTGRGSIAKDFTPNRDKKSDHDGNRDHSSSKRRDEKSELARRKDSPSRNRESTSVQKSKPRDERAEPSKKGTGDAKRSSYSPARERKQSDHKAAHDSKRTLEEHKPIDKNSGKEKEKHVPEVKSNKEKEPAGNKPPLRQESPDVKNEKESVTGQIDKSVVKPKPQVSSSSRLSSDLTRETDEAAFVPDYNESDSESNVSAKDEEAAGKNPKEPKEKAVDKVKEDTAAPAAVDQPEASRSQSQSSPSVSRSRSQSPSESQTRSHSSSASSGESQDSKKKKKKKEKKKHKKHKKHKKHKKHIGNETELEKSQKHKHKKKKSKKSKDKEKDDQKVKSVTT
- the RBBP6 gene encoding E3 ubiquitin-protein ligase RBBP6 isoform X5 gives rise to the protein MSCVHYKFSSKLNYDTVTFDGLHISLCDLKRQIMGREKLKAADCDLQITNAQTKEEYTDDNALIPKNSSVIVRRIPIGGVKATSKTYVMTPKSHKILETAFRSRTEPVTGTSKAIDDSSASISLAQLTKTANLAEANASEEDKIKAMMTQSGHEYDPINYMKKPLGPPPPSYTCFRCGKPGHYIKNCPTNGDKNFESVPRIKKSTGIPRSFMMEVKDPNTKGAMLTNTGKYAIPTIDAEAYAIGKKEKPPFLPEEPSSSSEEDDPIPDELLCLICKDIMTDAVVIPCCGNSYCDECIRTALLESEEHTCPTCHQTDVSPDALIANKFLRQAVNNFKNETGYTKRLRKQIQQQQQQQPPPPPPPPPLMRQTITRNLQPLLRPTISRQQDPLMIPLASLASRSAAALSSLAPGQSSVAAGLPVNPSSVVVSDLPPAVSLSLRGEKPDGPFRDADTVIPPAALVTAAELSKSSSLSISSLLEEKGYQVPVLRQPALPSLLGPQGQSIPTTGHPMRASTIRSAGGRPGWELSSNRGRPHSERTQRTQAPTLPASTPVFVPVPPPPLYPPPPHALPLPPGVPPPQFPPQFPPGQPPSAGYTVPPPGYPPAPANMSSAWVPTAVPTAHSNTIPTTQAPPLSREEFYREQRRLKEESKSPYSASSYSRSSYTYSKSRSGSSRSRSYSRSFSRSHSRSYSRSPPYPRRGKGKSRNYRSRSRSHGYHRSRSRSPPYRRYHSRSRSPVFRGQSPTKRTIPQGEGEREYFNRYREVPPYDMKAYYGRSVDFRDPFEKERYREWERNYREWYEKFYKGYAVGAQPRPPVNRENFSPDRFGPPGTRRENSPYARGRREDYPGGQSHRNRNIAGNYPEKPSGRESHGIKDPTKSKEKEVENPLGDGKGNKHKKHRKRRKGDENEGFPNTELLEGARKPREPVTAEDVKTDTLFMLPSRDDATPVRDEPMEADSIAFKPVSEKEKKEKDKPKAKIDKTKRKVEVAVPPKKDNIIKPAKTSQEKVDTDREKSPRTEPPVKKAKEELPKTDSVKTSSSQKDEKALGTPRKVHPKVTKDHPETRPAKEEKAKKDHPKETKSEKPSNKEDKSKKPAEKSKPSDAKPEKRKRKADEKVDKEHEATSIKVSKPETAESKTSPKGKTEPDGEKGERTPEKDKSAFLNNPAKKIKLNRETGKKIVSGENAPPAKEPVEKPEPSSSKVKQEKVKGKVRRKVTAADGSSTTLVDYTSTSSTGGSPVRKTEEKPDTKRTVIKTMEEYNNDITAPAEDVIIMIQVPQSKWDKDDFESEEEDIKSTQVPANVGKPASVIKNVSVKPPNPVKHNEKEMEPLEKTQKTTKEVTYESSQHDAKSSKSSVSNEKGKTKDRDHSLSDKDTSEKRKSSVQPEKDHSERATEQGNGKNISQSSKDSRSSEKHDTGRGSIAKDFTPNRDKKSDHDGNRDHSSSKRRDEKSELARRKDSPSRNRESTSVQKSKPRDERAEPSKKGTGDAKRSSYSPARERKQSDHKAAHDSKRTLEEHKPIDKNSGKEKEKHVPEVKSNKEKEPAGNKPPLRQESPDVKNEKESVTGQIDKSVVKPKPQVSSSSRLSSDLTRETDEAAFVPDYNESDSESNVSAKDEEAAGKNPKEPKEKAVDKVKEDTAAPAAVDQPEASRSQSQSSPSVSRSRSQSPSESQTRSHSSSASSGESQDSKKKKKKKEKKKHKKHKKHKKHKKHIGNETELEKSQKHKHKKKKSKKSKDKEKDDQKVKSVTT
- the RBBP6 gene encoding E3 ubiquitin-protein ligase RBBP6 isoform X1, yielding MSCVHYKFSSKLNYDTVTFDGLHISLCDLKRQIMGREKLKAADCDLQITNAQTKEEYTDDNALIPKNSSVIVRRIPIGGVKATSKTYVMTPKSHKILETAFRSRTEPVTGTSKAIDDSSASISLAQLTKTANLAEANASEEDKIKAMMTQSGHEYDPINYMKKPLGPPPPSYTCFRCGKPGHYIKNCPTNGDKNFESVPRIKKSTGIPRSFMMEVKDPNTKGAMLTNTGKYAIPTIDAEAYAIGKKEKPPFLPEEPSSSSEEDDPIPDELLCLICKDIMTDAVVIPCCGNSYCDECIRTALLESEEHTCPTCHQTDVSPDALIANKFLRQAVNNFKNETGYTKRLRKQIQQQQQQQPPPPPPPPPLMRQTITRNLQPLLRPTISRQQDPLMIPLASLASRSAAALSSLAPGQSSVAAGLPVNPSSVVVSDLPPAVSLSLRGEKPDGPFRDADTVIPPAALVTAAELSKSSSLSISSLLEEKGYQVPVLRQPALPSLLGPQGQSIPTTGHPMRASTIRSAGGRPGWELSSNRGRPHSERTQRTQAPTLPASTPVFVPVPPPPLYPPPPHALPLPPGVPPPQFPPQFPPGQPPSAGYTVPPPGYPPAPANMSSAWVPTAVPTAHSNTIPTTQAPPLSREEFYREQRRLKEEEKKKSKLDEFTNDFAKELMEYKKIQKERRRSFSRSKSPYSASSYSRSSYTYSKSRSGSSRSRSYSRSFSRSHSRSYSRSPPYPRRGKGKSRNYRSRSRSHGYHRSRSRSPPYRRYHSRSRSPVFRGQSPTKRTIPQGEGEREYFNRYREVPPYDMKAYYGRSVDFRDPFEKERYREWERNYREWYEKFYKGYAVGAQPRPPVNRENFSPDRFGPPGTRRENSPYARGRREDYPGGQSHRNRNIAGNYPEKPSGRESHGIKDPTKSKEKEVENPLGDGKGNKHKKHRKRRKGDENEGFPNTELLEGARKPREPVTAEDVKTDTLFMLPSRDDATPVRDEPMEADSIAFKPVSEKEKKEKDKPKAKIDKTKRKVEVAVPPKKDNIIKPAKTSQEKVDTDREKSPRTEPPVKKAKEELPKTDSVKTSSSQKDEKALGTPRKVHPKVTKDHPETRPAKEEKAKKDHPKETKSEKPSNKEDKSKKPAEKSKPSDAKPEKRKRKADEKVDKEHEATSIKVSKPETAESKTSPKGKTEPDGEKGERTPEKDKSAFLNNPAKKIKLNRETGKKIVSGENAPPAKEPVEKPEPSSSKVKQEKVKGKVRRKVTAADGSSTTLVDYTSTSSTGGSPVRKTEEKPDTKRTVIKTMEEYNNDITAPAEDVIIMIQVPQSKWDKDDFESEEEDIKSTQVPANVGKPASVIKNVSVKPPNPVKHNEKEMEPLEKTQKTTKEVTYESSQHDAKSSKSSVSNEKGKTKDRDHSLSDKDTSEKRKSSVQPEKDHSERATEQGNGKNISQSSKDSRSSEKHDTGRGSIAKDFTPNRDKKSDHDGNRDHSSSKRRDEKSELARRKDSPSRNRESTSVQKSKPRDERAEPSKKGTGDAKRSSYSPARERKQSDHKAAHDSKRTLEEHKPIDKNSGKEKEKHVPEVKSNKEKEPAGNKPPLRQESPDVKNEKESVTGQIDKSVVKPKPQVSSSSRLSSDLTRETDEAAFVPDYNESDSESNVSAKDEEAAGKNPKEPKEKAVDKVKEDTAAPAAVDQPEASRSQSQSSPSVSRSRSQSPSESQTRSHSSSASSGESQDSKKKKKKKEKKKHKKHKKHKKHKKHIGNETELEKSQKHKHKKKKSKKSKDKEKDDQKVKSVTT